A single region of the bacterium genome encodes:
- a CDS encoding response regulator produces MDRGLSGSMSLVGNLEDLSLPDILQIVSLSKKSGILVLEREGQQGKILIREGKVIQTVSPRPGKTLGELLVSRGLVGPEDLARALELQRAGESRELLGSILVRLGLMDEAALEKIVQQQIEDAIVYFLSWKEGTFSFELADIKSRGEVSVDPHAFILERGIDTQWLVLEGTRLIDERERERGADAAATPAAEPEGETSFADLDTTPEPVGAGVPLVLVDDDPVFREEAAGQLGRLGFRVVSCDGVGAGLREIEREVARGYAPAVLTDIVMPTLDNEGFLGGLELIEKVRQSRPGVTVVAVTAYPDENVKERVLALEGRFLVKPARAGAAEFFAAIAAAVSGAAAAPAPSAASARAAARPG; encoded by the coding sequence GTGGACAGGGGGTTGAGCGGCTCCATGAGCCTGGTGGGGAACCTCGAGGATCTGTCGCTTCCCGACATCCTCCAGATCGTGTCCCTGAGCAAGAAGTCGGGCATCCTCGTGCTCGAGCGCGAGGGGCAGCAGGGGAAGATCCTCATCCGCGAGGGCAAGGTCATCCAGACCGTCTCGCCGCGGCCCGGCAAGACCCTCGGTGAGTTGCTCGTCTCGCGCGGGCTCGTGGGGCCCGAGGACCTGGCCAGGGCGCTCGAGCTGCAGCGCGCCGGCGAGAGCCGGGAGCTGCTCGGCTCGATCCTCGTGCGCCTCGGGCTCATGGACGAGGCCGCGCTCGAGAAGATCGTCCAGCAGCAGATCGAGGACGCGATCGTCTACTTCCTCTCCTGGAAGGAGGGGACGTTCAGCTTCGAGCTCGCCGACATCAAGAGCCGCGGCGAGGTCAGCGTCGACCCGCACGCATTCATCCTCGAGCGCGGGATCGACACCCAGTGGCTCGTGCTCGAGGGCACCCGGCTGATCGACGAGCGCGAGCGCGAGCGCGGCGCCGACGCGGCTGCCACGCCGGCCGCGGAGCCGGAGGGCGAGACCTCGTTCGCCGACCTCGACACCACGCCCGAGCCGGTCGGGGCGGGCGTGCCGCTGGTGCTCGTCGACGACGATCCGGTCTTCCGGGAGGAGGCCGCCGGGCAGCTCGGACGTCTGGGCTTCCGCGTGGTTTCCTGCGACGGCGTGGGCGCCGGGCTGCGCGAGATCGAGCGCGAGGTCGCGCGCGGGTACGCCCCCGCGGTGCTCACGGACATCGTCATGCCGACGCTCGACAACGAGGGCTTCCTGGGCGGGCTGGAGCTGATCGAGAAGGTCCGGCAGTCCCGCCCCGGGGTCACGGTCGTCGCCGTCACGGCGTACCCGGACGAGAACGTCAAGGAAAGGGTCCTCGCCCTGGAGGGGCGCTTCCTGGTGAAGCCCGCGCGCGCCGGCGCCGCAGAGTTCTTCGCCGCGATCGCGGCCGCCGTCTCTGGCGCGGCGGCGGCACCAGCCCCGTCCGCTGCGTCTGCACGGGCGGCCGCGCGCCCCGGC
- a CDS encoding alginate export family protein, whose product MKKFMTITLAAAIMFAVAGQASAAALETKAEFRARYWYTDKYFQTINPKADNQVEWWDQRLRLFLTWPVADGVKLQVRTDILETMWGAQEAFGNNAIFGSANQIDFDWVNMVVAIPSTPLTMTLGKQDVSWGPGVLANKDNRFRAKMAAKLDPVAVSLSWDKNAETLNGATLVNGVQNQADNDGVTLAVTAEAAGFKFGVLGLWSDDQTTSNIDKERFGGDAFAMGKAGPVDLSAEVAYITGKNKVTGGKDVDQSGLLAYVGAKFLAGPATIGAEVAYAQGDKPGTAKNEGALRFDYQSPFWSVILFNNFDLPGWESTYTGDLSVGNAVAGKVSAAVKVMPALTLYAAGIYGQRLQETAKGAGNDEALGEEFDVIAMYSMTENVGVNVGFAYLLPGDAYGDLDNAWGATAQFNLTF is encoded by the coding sequence ATGAAGAAGTTCATGACGATCACCCTTGCGGCGGCGATCATGTTCGCGGTCGCGGGCCAGGCCTCGGCGGCGGCCCTCGAGACCAAGGCTGAGTTCCGCGCCCGCTACTGGTACACCGACAAGTACTTCCAGACCATCAACCCGAAGGCCGACAACCAGGTCGAGTGGTGGGACCAGCGCCTCCGCCTGTTCCTGACGTGGCCCGTTGCCGATGGCGTGAAGCTGCAGGTGCGCACGGACATCCTCGAGACCATGTGGGGTGCCCAGGAGGCGTTCGGCAACAACGCCATCTTCGGCTCTGCCAACCAGATCGACTTCGACTGGGTCAACATGGTCGTGGCGATTCCGAGCACCCCGCTGACTATGACCCTCGGCAAGCAGGATGTGAGCTGGGGTCCGGGCGTGCTGGCCAACAAGGACAACCGCTTCCGCGCCAAGATGGCGGCGAAGCTCGACCCGGTCGCGGTCTCGCTGTCGTGGGACAAGAACGCCGAGACCCTCAACGGCGCGACGCTGGTCAACGGCGTCCAGAACCAGGCTGACAACGACGGCGTGACCCTGGCCGTCACGGCCGAGGCGGCCGGCTTCAAGTTCGGCGTCCTCGGCCTGTGGTCCGACGACCAGACCACCTCGAACATCGACAAGGAGCGCTTCGGCGGCGACGCCTTCGCGATGGGCAAGGCCGGCCCCGTCGACCTCTCCGCCGAGGTTGCGTACATCACCGGCAAGAACAAGGTGACGGGCGGCAAGGACGTCGATCAGAGCGGTCTCCTCGCCTACGTCGGCGCGAAGTTCCTGGCGGGCCCGGCGACGATCGGCGCCGAGGTTGCGTACGCCCAGGGCGACAAGCCCGGCACTGCGAAGAACGAGGGCGCGCTGCGGTTCGATTACCAGTCGCCGTTCTGGTCCGTGATCCTGTTCAACAACTTCGACCTCCCGGGTTGGGAGAGCACCTACACCGGCGACCTGAGCGTCGGCAACGCCGTGGCCGGGAAGGTCTCGGCCGCCGTGAAGGTCATGCCGGCCCTCACGCTGTACGCCGCGGGGATCTACGGGCAGCGCCTGCAGGAGACCGCGAAGGGCGCCGGCAACGACGAGGCGCTTGGCGAGGAGTTCGACGTGATCGCGATGTACTCGATGACCGAGAACGTCGGCGTCAACGTCGGCTTCGCCTACCTGCTCCCCGGCGACGCCTACGGCGACCTCGACAACGCCTGGGGCGCCACGGCCCAGTTCAACCTGACCTTCTAG